The following proteins come from a genomic window of Salinicoccus sp. RF5:
- a CDS encoding iron-containing alcohol dehydrogenase, with amino-acid sequence MKLISPAQIHHGVDSTDKINDIVKEMDAKKVYILCDPILEELGSTGKIKSILDDHGIKYELSTNVMAEPSVEKGNEIIEEVRKYDPDLIIGLGGGSTLDLVKAASLIAVQDGGVENYLNLTGDKKLGKEKIPNILMPTTSGTSAEITDIAVFSTGDSKDAVTDPLMLATYAIIDPVYTYSLPPKVAAASSVDAFTHAIEAFTSVNATPITDTLATGAIEKIYNNVREGVWDAKNFEAKNELSAASIMAGLSFYNAGVAGVHALAYPLGGNFKIPHGESNAVLLPYVYNIIQKSCSNKLSKLAPIFKIDTAGKDSMTISSEIVQKLFNLVEDVGLPRNLKYYDIKENDIELLTKNALKQTRLLVRSPLELKEEVIRKIYTDAFEG; translated from the coding sequence ATGAAATTGATATCACCCGCACAGATACATCACGGGGTGGACTCCACTGATAAAATAAATGACATCGTTAAAGAGATGGATGCCAAGAAAGTCTATATCCTCTGTGACCCGATACTGGAAGAGCTGGGCTCTACCGGAAAAATAAAATCCATACTGGATGATCATGGTATCAAGTATGAACTATCCACGAATGTGATGGCCGAGCCTTCAGTTGAAAAAGGGAACGAAATCATTGAGGAAGTCAGGAAATATGACCCTGACCTCATTATAGGACTGGGGGGCGGCAGCACTCTAGACTTGGTGAAAGCTGCATCACTGATTGCAGTACAGGATGGAGGGGTTGAGAACTACCTGAATTTGACCGGGGACAAAAAACTCGGCAAGGAGAAGATACCGAATATATTAATGCCGACCACTTCCGGGACAAGTGCTGAAATAACTGATATCGCTGTATTTTCTACTGGAGACAGTAAAGATGCTGTAACAGACCCGCTCATGCTCGCAACCTATGCCATAATTGACCCGGTATATACGTATTCCCTGCCGCCCAAAGTCGCGGCGGCAAGCAGTGTGGATGCCTTCACCCATGCGATAGAAGCATTCACCTCCGTGAACGCGACCCCGATAACGGACACCTTAGCCACGGGAGCTATAGAAAAAATCTACAACAATGTCAGAGAAGGTGTGTGGGATGCCAAAAATTTTGAAGCCAAAAATGAATTATCCGCTGCCAGCATCATGGCAGGATTAAGCTTCTACAATGCAGGTGTCGCTGGCGTCCATGCCCTTGCATATCCTTTGGGTGGAAACTTTAAAATTCCTCATGGGGAATCAAATGCAGTGCTCCTTCCGTACGTCTACAACATTATCCAGAAGTCATGCAGTAATAAGTTGTCTAAGCTGGCACCAATATTTAAAATCGATACAGCGGGTAAGGATTCGATGACGATCTCTTCCGAAATAGTACAGAAGCTTTTCAATCTTGTAGAGGACGTGGGTCTCCCGAGAAACCTCAAGTACTATGATATCAAGGAAAATGATATTGAACTTCTGACGAAAAATGCTCTAAAACAGACAAGACTACTTGTCAGGAGCCCACTGGAACTGAAAGAAGAGGTCATAAGAAAGATTTATACTGATGCGTTTGAAGGATAA
- a CDS encoding aldehyde dehydrogenase family protein: MNYMELLDREIAKDNEFKLDTYPYEYSGDLNTFQIYDFDRESLTEVVQRSQSAFEQFRHTSSYVRTEILLKAAGLLENHSETMAEIISLEAKKPIKAARQEVGRCVQTLKLSGIEASKLEGEPINLDVAPNGSNREAFTKYEPLGIVYAMTPFNFPLNLALHKIGPAIAVGNSVIIKPSEKTPFSSFLMRHIFEESGLPEDVLQIVTGDGERVTDHLLEFDEIKKLSFTGSARVGKIIKSKVGLRELTLELGSTSPVYITKDINDLEGVAQKVVNGAFSYNGQVCISTQKAYVDEEIYDAFISHLKTQTEALKYGDVLDEATDFSDLIDEQSQERIVAWLEEAVRDGAEIITGGEKINGSVTPAIVANTSDDMKICTNEIFGPVLVVEKAASSMDMSEKLNASEFGLNVGVFTNDLKRALKLGNALDYGQVLINDVPTLRFDHMPYNGRKNSGYGTEGIKYAIREMAKLKMISLNYE, from the coding sequence ATGAATTATATGGAACTTCTGGATAGGGAGATTGCCAAAGATAACGAATTCAAATTGGATACATATCCATACGAATATTCCGGTGATTTGAACACATTCCAGATCTACGATTTTGACAGGGAAAGTCTGACTGAAGTTGTCCAGCGTTCGCAGAGCGCTTTTGAACAGTTCAGACATACCAGCAGCTATGTCCGCACGGAGATTCTGTTGAAGGCCGCCGGGCTGTTGGAAAACCATTCCGAGACGATGGCAGAAATCATAAGTCTGGAAGCCAAAAAGCCGATTAAAGCGGCAAGACAGGAAGTCGGCAGGTGTGTACAGACACTGAAGCTTTCAGGAATAGAAGCCTCAAAGCTTGAAGGTGAACCCATCAATCTTGATGTTGCACCGAATGGCTCCAACAGGGAAGCGTTTACGAAGTACGAACCGCTTGGGATTGTGTATGCGATGACGCCATTCAATTTCCCTTTGAACCTGGCCCTTCATAAAATTGGCCCGGCGATTGCGGTAGGCAATTCGGTGATCATAAAACCCTCTGAAAAGACGCCATTCTCCTCCTTCCTCATGAGGCATATCTTTGAAGAAAGCGGCCTGCCGGAAGATGTGCTTCAAATAGTCACCGGAGATGGAGAGCGGGTCACCGATCACCTGCTTGAATTTGATGAGATCAAGAAACTTTCGTTTACAGGCAGCGCGAGAGTAGGAAAAATCATCAAATCCAAGGTCGGGCTGAGGGAACTCACTCTGGAACTTGGGAGTACATCACCCGTCTACATCACGAAAGACATCAATGATTTGGAAGGGGTGGCCCAGAAGGTTGTGAATGGTGCATTTTCATATAATGGACAGGTGTGCATAAGTACCCAGAAGGCCTATGTCGATGAAGAAATATATGATGCGTTCATCTCTCATTTGAAGACACAGACTGAAGCCCTGAAGTATGGTGATGTGCTCGATGAAGCGACGGACTTCTCGGATCTCATCGATGAACAGAGTCAGGAAAGGATAGTTGCGTGGCTCGAGGAAGCGGTACGGGATGGAGCTGAAATCATCACTGGCGGCGAGAAGATCAACGGCAGTGTGACGCCTGCCATTGTGGCGAATACATCCGATGATATGAAGATATGCACAAATGAAATATTCGGTCCGGTTCTCGTAGTGGAAAAGGCGGCGTCCTCCATGGACATGTCCGAGAAACTGAATGCCTCTGAATTCGGTCTGAATGTCGGCGTCTTCACGAATGACTTGAAGCGTGCCCTGAAGCTTGGCAATGCGCTTGATTATGGCCAGGTCCTGATAAACGACGTTCCTACATTGCGCTTTGACCACATGCCATACAACGGCAGGAAAAACTCGGGATATGGCACTGAAGGCATCAAATATGCCATCAGGGAGATGGCGAAATTGAAAATGATCAGCCTGAACTATGAATGA
- a CDS encoding LacI family DNA-binding transcriptional regulator — MVSSKDIAKKAGVSQSTVSRVINNPASVRKEKREAVERVMRELNYRPDSVARSLISNKTNQISLISGTLNNPFFVETTKKIINYAYLKGFNVNVYFEEDFPKDDLYNTVFSQRTEGIILSSMYFSSPHFDDLINLGVPYIMFNRKHEKGGNFVELDNYQAGKMAADYLLEKGHTNIHWFGGELEKSTFRGRYDGFCHSMKQHDMDVSASNVSITQQNPEAIEQELNEVLSKKERPTAIFAATDMIAMKIMDVLQRKGFSIPGDIALIGIDNTELIQHSAFDITSIGLEQGRNLGDIAIRHLMDQIEGQSNSLIQETYSCQLYERGTV; from the coding sequence ATGGTATCTTCCAAGGATATTGCGAAAAAAGCGGGGGTCTCCCAGTCCACGGTTTCCAGGGTGATCAACAACCCCGCATCAGTCAGAAAAGAAAAACGGGAAGCTGTGGAAAGGGTGATGAGGGAGCTGAACTACAGGCCTGATTCTGTAGCCAGATCCCTGATCAGCAATAAGACCAATCAGATTTCACTGATCTCAGGGACTCTGAACAATCCATTCTTTGTCGAAACGACGAAGAAGATCATCAATTACGCCTATTTGAAAGGCTTCAATGTGAATGTCTATTTCGAAGAGGATTTTCCGAAGGATGACCTCTACAACACTGTGTTCTCCCAAAGGACGGAAGGGATCATACTTTCCTCCATGTATTTCAGCAGTCCTCATTTTGATGACCTCATCAATCTGGGTGTCCCTTACATAATGTTCAACCGCAAGCACGAAAAGGGTGGTAATTTTGTTGAACTGGACAATTATCAGGCAGGAAAGATGGCTGCCGATTATCTGTTGGAAAAGGGGCATACCAATATCCATTGGTTTGGAGGGGAATTGGAGAAATCGACATTTCGCGGGAGGTATGATGGCTTCTGCCATTCGATGAAACAGCACGATATGGATGTGTCAGCCTCGAATGTTTCCATCACCCAGCAGAACCCGGAGGCAATAGAGCAGGAACTGAATGAAGTGCTGTCCAAAAAGGAACGGCCTACCGCAATATTTGCTGCGACGGACATGATTGCCATGAAAATCATGGATGTTCTCCAGAGAAAGGGTTTTTCCATTCCTGGGGATATTGCTCTGATAGGGATAGATAATACTGAACTGATCCAGCATAGTGCGTTTGACATCACATCGATCGGTCTGGAGCAGGGTAGGAATCTGGGAGACATCGCCATAAGGCATCTGATGGACCAGATTGAGGGCCAAAGCAACAGCCTGATACAGGAAACCTACTCATGCCAATTGTATGAAAGAGGAACGGTGTAG
- a CDS encoding sodium:solute symporter, giving the protein MDSVIMWSWIFMTIFIGAMLFFGYLGMKKTHTSDDFATARSSYGPITIALVISAGIASGSTFMGMPGLSYALGAPSLWYPLLYPVATVFGMLFFAKAIKEYGDKLGTRTIPEFIGNRYNSNILRLVLAVISILLIFYVISQLVAAATMFQIMMGLDYGVGIIITIVVIGIYVFLGGSHSDIMTDAVQGALMVMIALIVVICFALGVGVDGGFGELIDRITERRPEGHFGQLFIPGDETYGSIWLVLLLLIAHLPFAVQPHLGNKFMAVRSNKDLKMLLMFTTVFATILPLMGLGGMLAIGVLDPSTEIRADAVIPTLFTEIFPPFLAAFLAVAVLSAVMSTSDGLVVSLTQILANDIFRLSIVPRTNMSEEKAEKYELAISRYSTFLFLILAGIVAWNPPEFLSIFMWIGIGGIVSATAGPLVVGSLWKRANRTSAITSLAAGTIAYWFIYLPFGLDVSNPFAAAGMGVLISMAVMVIMTLATSKPGDNNLVQFEDSK; this is encoded by the coding sequence ATGGATAGTGTAATCATGTGGTCATGGATATTCATGACAATCTTCATAGGCGCCATGCTGTTTTTCGGTTACCTTGGGATGAAAAAGACACATACGAGTGATGACTTCGCGACAGCAAGATCCAGTTATGGTCCGATTACGATTGCACTTGTAATCAGTGCAGGTATTGCCAGCGGCTCCACTTTCATGGGCATGCCCGGACTTTCATATGCATTGGGGGCACCGTCACTCTGGTATCCTCTGCTTTACCCGGTAGCTACAGTATTCGGTATGCTCTTCTTTGCGAAGGCAATCAAAGAATACGGGGATAAGCTTGGAACACGTACCATTCCTGAATTCATCGGAAATCGTTACAACAGCAACATATTAAGGCTGGTATTGGCAGTCATCTCCATCCTGCTGATTTTCTATGTCATTTCACAACTTGTTGCAGCAGCAACAATGTTCCAGATCATGATGGGACTGGATTATGGTGTAGGAATCATCATTACAATCGTAGTCATAGGAATCTATGTGTTCCTGGGTGGTTCCCACTCAGATATCATGACTGATGCCGTACAGGGTGCGCTCATGGTTATGATTGCACTGATAGTCGTCATCTGTTTTGCGCTCGGTGTAGGCGTTGACGGCGGTTTCGGTGAACTGATCGACAGAATTACGGAGAGAAGGCCGGAAGGTCACTTTGGGCAACTGTTCATTCCGGGGGATGAAACGTATGGCAGCATCTGGCTTGTACTGCTTCTGCTGATTGCCCACCTGCCATTTGCTGTACAGCCGCACTTGGGGAACAAGTTCATGGCCGTGCGTTCAAATAAAGACCTGAAAATGCTGCTCATGTTCACGACCGTTTTCGCGACCATCCTTCCTTTGATGGGTCTGGGCGGCATGCTTGCAATTGGAGTGCTGGACCCAAGCACAGAAATAAGAGCGGATGCAGTAATACCAACACTATTCACTGAAATCTTCCCGCCATTCCTTGCGGCATTCCTGGCAGTCGCTGTCCTTTCTGCAGTAATGTCCACTTCTGACGGTCTGGTAGTATCACTGACGCAGATACTTGCCAATGATATATTCAGGCTGTCAATCGTACCTAGGACAAATATGAGTGAAGAAAAAGCTGAGAAATATGAACTTGCCATAAGCAGATATTCCACATTCCTGTTCCTCATACTTGCCGGTATAGTCGCCTGGAACCCACCAGAGTTCCTATCCATATTCATGTGGATTGGTATCGGCGGCATAGTTTCTGCCACAGCCGGCCCGCTTGTTGTCGGCTCACTGTGGAAGAGGGCCAACAGGACATCGGCAATCACATCATTGGCGGCAGGGACGATCGCATATTGGTTCATTTACCTGCCATTCGGACTTGATGTTTCCAACCCGTTTGCAGCAGCAGGCATGGGTGTATTGATATCGATGGCTGTCATGGTGATTATGACCCTGGCCACTTCGAAGCCTGGAGATAACAACCTTGTACAATTCGAGGATTCAAAATAA